In Chlorocebus sabaeus isolate Y175 chromosome 19, mChlSab1.0.hap1, whole genome shotgun sequence, a single genomic region encodes these proteins:
- the MIURF gene encoding mitochondrial ribosome and complex I assembly factor AltMIEF1 produces the protein MARWSRAAVLSLYRALLRQGRQLRYTDRDFYFASIRSEFRKHQKLEDPEARERQLEKGLVFLSGKLGRII, from the coding sequence ATGGCCCGGTGGAGCCGAGCGGCGGTGCTGAGTCTCTATCGGGCTCTGTTGCGCCAGGGCCGACAGCTTCGCTACACTGATCGAGACTTCTACTTTGCCTCCATCCGCAGTGAATTCCGAAAACATCAGAAGCTAGAGGACCCTGAGGCCCGGGAGAGGCAGCTGGAGAAGGGCCTGGTCTTTCTCAGCGGCAAATTGGGGAGGATCATTTAG